The following nucleotide sequence is from Cicer arietinum cultivar CDC Frontier isolate Library 1 chromosome 2, Cicar.CDCFrontier_v2.0, whole genome shotgun sequence.
CATCTAAACCATTTTGTTctctcttttaatttaaattaataatttttacacaTTTAATTTTCTTACGTGCTTCATTTGTAAGTTCATTGTCTTAGTACgaggtttgtttgttttttcttcttgttctgGTGTTGTTTGTTTTCTCGTCTTGTTGTGATGTTCCTTTGAATTAGATTGCTAGATCAAACTTCGATCCAGTACCAATACAGATCCAGTCAATGACTTTGGTATCTTCGACGTTAAAACTCTGGAGACACGAGTATTCCAAACActtcaattttatcatatttgtaaGCATTGTCACTTTTGTAGATATTATATCGTCTTATACTATTAACCTAGACGCTATGAGTTTATTcatcattttcaatttcaacgactttaaattgtattgtttttgatagaatgaataaatatcactttttatataaaaaaaatgtaaagtagtaaataaaatatataatcataTTATTAATATCCTTGTTATAATTATGACTTCGGCAACATgaactatttatatttattataaaaaatagtgaATTTGATTTCTTTAAAGTTAGAAATCGGTAATGTATGaatgaaataataattgatattataatcaCTTTATAATTgatcataatattaattatttatttattctttgataattaatattatttattttattatttaatctaCAGTAATTTGCTCAATTTCAAGGATTTTGTTATGAGGAGTCTAATCCGAAAATAATATATGCTTTTGTTGTGTCTATAATGGTCCGAGGTGGGCCCATTACTTGATCAACTGGAGAGATACATAACGATAATGTATTAATTAATGTTGGAAATCTTTCGCTTGATCTGTCTATAagcattttttttcaaaaatttctgcTATTTTATTCATATGATAATAGTTTGATATAAATCCAATTATAGCTCAGATTTACAATCCAAATAAACTAACAACTAGTTTTGGTTtagaaaactaaaatataaaagtatggGTTATAGCAGATTAAttggaaaaaatattaaaaggaacCAAATGATAATAAAAGTATATGTTCTTATTGTGTAGGGTTCTTGACTTCAGAAATTCagataataaaattaactattgaTGAGTTAAGGaaatctcaaaattttaaaatatgtggctaggagttaaattttaattatacatatatatatatatatatgtccaGTTTAAATGACTACGAAATACATTTTGTTTAAAAACATCATCTATTCCTTAAAACattaaaatagattaattttcaaatatactttttaaaaagaaaaaaattattaatatcgtGAGTAGTCAGAAAATAACtgtataaatatttgataagtGGAAGGtgaattcaaactcaaaatacgtttatttattgatatatatatgaGTTCCGGTCAAATTTTCTaaactagaaaaaaaaacttttattaatgatataaataatttagaaataatGAAATTAATCTATATTCTGTGAAAGAAGAAACTAATCTATATGCCAAATAGATCCAACATATGCAACATCCAACAGCTGGGTGGCCATTAATGGAATAAAAACAGATTGCTTATGAATGTGTGAGGAAGTGGTCCTCCACTTAGAGAACACCCTCGTATCATTATAGACTTTTATATCTCACTATACTCTTTTAGTGGTAAATCAAcgtcatttaataaaaaaatattattttataattagtcATTTTCAAtgtcattaattattatttttttaatttgtggctttcaattattattactttctacataattttcaaaatataaattctattttatatttataataataaaaaagaataatttaataaaatctattatttgttGGTGGTTGTTTCATGTTTGGTGATTGCTTTATATACCACTTGTGCAAAATGAGGTGTTGTGATGCTGTTTAAGGGTAAGAAACATAGgatgttaaacatattatttGTTGGTGGTTGTTTGGTCGTTATAGTTGATGCATAACAATATTATCTTTGAGGAAGGAGTGTCTGATTTTTAATTTGCTAAAACATTGGCGACTTTTAAGAACTAACTTTGCTTAATGGTCGATTAATTTTTGTGGGTGTTTGTAGCTTTGTTAGCATAactccaattttttatttttaaattaaataaataaaatcaactcGAAATTAATTTTGATCCTCTATTCAACTAGCATTATTAGTAGCTGGAGAGAAAAGACTCTTTAAAAGTGATTGACTAaattttcaaatgaatttaaccATCAACAAAGTAGATGAgtttttttgtattaattatgtgaaattcTTAATGTGACATTCTTAATGTTATTTGACTAATTTATATTTGGACAATTTGAAAGGATCGTAACAATTGtctttaattaaaatgttagttCTTTGAAGCTTTTTGTTATTTGTTATAGAATTAAATTGCAAGTTTGATGGCGGATAAAAGCGCATCACAAAGGGTTTTTGGAATTTAATCAATTGTCGACAAATTTCAACGAGTCTTTTGAGTGTTTTGGTAATAatgcgttttttttttttttttaatacttcaattttttttttaaattataaatatattctcttttaaatattatataccaaactatcttaattttttatttagttagaaTTCGTTATTTGTAAAGacgaattttttaaataaggtCGAGTTTGCAATGATGACttcctaatttattttttttcttcttaaaacgTCATTTAAAATGCGGACTTTTTAAAGATAATAGAAGTCACTTTTTGAAATAATGACTTTCTAAAGCATAtcgaaaaaaaaacaaaaataaaagataaaagataactaagtcaataaaaaatacgctttaatatataatttttaaaatagagtatattgataattttttattttaaattgagctattaaaataaaataaaaccctagtagtgcttttttattttaaagagttttaaaaaaacataattttattttttactaagttaagaattttatttgttttcaatttattttgttagAGTTTATTTCTCCATTCATATGTGATTTAGTTGTATTCGCATCgactaatttaatattattttgattcatCTTATACttaattgataatttaatgaattttagtttctttaaaaaatttatatgattataaaaaatagttaaactCAAGTTATATACTTTGACGTGTTTAGTTTATAAAACAACTATGAGTAAGGAATTTAGGTCTTTTATAATGTATCAATACATGCTGATTTTAGAAATTGCGTGGCCAAACTTTCATAtgcaaaaaaatacaaaaaagattaatattttgaccattaaatatagttttgtttgatttttaagtTTTAGTTTAATTGACAATTTTGAAAGttgattataataaaatttattatctcaacaaatatatattttttggcaACTTGTGGTCAACTTGTTGAAGAAAGGTGGACAATAAAAGCCCAAAGGAGGAAACACACTGGTACACGTAATGTTAAACACAAAAATGGTTCTGAATAAATTAATGgacaattaattatatgatgGAAAAGTGAACATGTATATGCaccataataataatttggtttaaataatttttttcttcttattttatcttttatttaatatctattttgatttttatctcttttcaatttattttcatcatttatttttcataaatgaTAAACGTTATCTCTTTTTATCATAATGTctacactttaaaaaaaaaaaagctattgtatgctttgaaaaataaattcattGCAACATGatatttgtcaaaaataaatctGCAACTTGATAAAGGGTACATATTTATACCGGATTGGTAACGTGGTCCCTGACAGTATGACCCCTAATTTCTGACAAATGGTTATTCCATTTGGCCCAAAAGTTGCACCAAGAGGTGGATGATCAATTTCTCACGTAATAGCCTAATGTTAACCTACCATtgtgtaattaaaaaaagtgattttaaaaaaattattttgatattttataatttagaggttattttaaaatacttttaagaaAATGTGAAGTTATTTTACGTTTgtttattataacaaaaattaaaattaaaattaaaaacagttGCTCAATTTAAAcagtttatatattattttcaaattaaacagTAAACTTTTCggttttaaaaaaactataaacaaAATGATACattaaaaagtgtttttttctttttacattattattttacgAAAATATGCATCAAACGCACACTAAAAAGCACATGtcacatttttcaattttcattttcattccaTCCTTTTTAAGACAATGAAGTAATTAATGACTAGTCTAttcgtttaaaaaaaaactatgaccACTGGCAGTCTGTATTCATAAAGTTCTTACAATAATGTATTGAGTTCAGTGAGATTACTAAataattgaaagaaataatagTGAACAACTAGGATTCTATTTTGAGACGAACTGAATTTCTCGAAACAGCCATATTTGAgatttgaaataaaattcaaGAGCCAAGACGAACTATGTTGTTGTTGCTACGGAATTAAGAGATTCAAGGCTATCATCAAATATTACAAGGAATTAAGTGCCCTGTAATTTTGCATTTCAACTCCTTTTACACAACATAATTTCATCTCCTGAGGAGGGTTAGAGATGCTTATCTTATCCGTGTAGCTCCTTTGATCtcaattttcaaattcaagtagttcaaaattcaaaacccaTCTGAAACCTTttgtataatttataattttgtaaaagatTATTCCATCCATATTACAATCCTACTATTCTTTTACgacaaaaagaatatataacGATCCTACAAttataatcaatgtaattctaaGTGAAATCTTGATTTGACTAACGAAGGCCAGAGAGTAATCATCAATTTCTAATCAATTAAAGATCAATAAAGGCATACTACATGGAATCGCGGCTTAAGAATCGTGAAATTTGTACTAATTCCATTCAAAAGGGCTTAACTACAGCACATATCTACATTTTTTGGACGAGAGAACAACAAATGGAAAAACATAATTTGCATTCCAGACTATTACTACTAGGAATCCAAAGAAGGCCCGCCCTCATCCGAAAAGGCACCACCTGTATCATTGGATTTCTTCATTGTTTCCAAAATCCCATAGTTGCCGCCACACACCTCCGAATCACCTTCATTGTCTCCCTTGGATACCCCAGAAGATAATGATACTAATCCCATAGCAGCAATGCTATTTGCGATAACATTTATATCTCTGGTTCCTGTGTAAAGACCACGGCTGCCAGTGACAAGtacattgttttgtttttcatcCATATTGGTTAAAATTGCTGGTAAAGGGTCCATCATAACCTGTTGGTTACCCTGGTTTGAACCACTAATCAGCAACCTTAGAGTCTCTCTTGCACCTTTCACCACAGCATCAGATTCAGAAATCagtggattcacaagatttggaTGTAGTGGTGGAATACTAGTTGACATTGCAGGACCAGCACTCACAAGATAGCCCTGCCCCGAAGAACAGACATCAATTACTGGGACGTGAACAATTGGATCACACATTAGTGGTGTAAAAGTGGGAATCTGTTGAGAAGTTGGTAATGACATTCTGACTAATGGTTCAGGAAAAAATGGAGGAAAGTCCATTGAGGAACCAAGATTGAGAGGCTGTATTGGTTGAAACAGGCTAGCTGAGAAGCTGTTGGGTAATAGAGAGGCGCCAGAGGCAAGAGGCTGTGAATAAGCAAATGAGTCGGGAGATTGTGGAAGTGTTGCGATGGATGGAAAGGTAGAAATCCCAGGAGGACACCAACAATAGTAGGGAGAAAAAAGAGGGGGCACCACAAGGGGGGATTCCCCACCCGGTCCAAGGCTGAATGGAACAGTCAGCTTTCCCATTGATCCCATAAAACTTGGTGAGAATGCAAGAGATTTTGTAACTTCTGAAGCTTTGTCGTGATCAGAGGTTGATGATGAATCCAAATTGTCAACTGCTGGCTGCTGGTTCTCACCACGGCGCTTAATCTTCTCCCTAGCAGCAATCCTGTGGGAAGACAAGTTTCTTGGGGGAACCTCTTTAAAAGAACTTGACCTTGGACTAAGAATACTCGGGTAAAGCATTGAATCTCCCTTGGCTGTCTGTACAATATGTCGAGATCGTGGAAATTTTGATGATGAACTGTGTGTATTTTCAAAAGCAACATCACTGTATGTTGTGGAATTAGCAGAGGTTGAAGCACAGGCTGAACTATCATGACTACTTCCCCCAGTTGACCCCACAAGGAAAGCACGAAGCTGAGTCGCAAAACAATCAAGCCGCGACTTGCTAATGCCACTCAATTCAGCAATTGATGGTTTCCTCTTGAGTAAATCATTCATCTGATTTATTGGAAAATGAGtttgtaacaaaatataaataataggaaatattcaaaacattacCAAAAATAACAAGAAACCAGGAAGAATGCAGACTACTTTTCATATCTAACACCATGCACTAATTAAAAGCTAAGACTACCAAAAATTACCTTTGCAAGTAATTCAACTCCCAACAGCTTAGATTTTTCAGAGCACCAGAAGAAAAAAGTTCTGTTATCAGGAGTTGTCACATAGAAGGATCGACCAGAACTGTCAGTAGGGATTCCCTCAACCACAACAGCAGAAGATTGAGATTCGCTGGAAAGAGGGAATAATCTCTCTGTTTTACCATCATCCCCAATGAATGAGAGACGAAGATCAGAACTTGGAAGTAGAACAAGTGTCAAGTTACCCCTGTGAACACGTCAAGGCTAGATGTTACCTtacaaaactataattaaaaagataacTAACAAGAAATAACATTATCAAATTTACATCAAGCAATTGTTATGCAGAGCCTTCACAGTCCAAAACCTTAGctgacaatttttttattaaaaaaacctTCCAATAAACCATGTAAGTTCATGtaataaacataaattaaaacaacGAAGATATACCAATAATCCTTCCTCCCAACACAGGCACATACTATGTTTTCGTCACTAGGAACGTAAAATACAATCAAAACGTTTTCTGATATGTAAGCTAAATCAGGTATAGAAACCAAATGAATTTGTCAAAATTATTGTGCCCCCACTATTTTCCTTCCAATAAGTATACCTTAACCAAGGTATACAGTTCCTAATACATAGAAGTTGAAAATCATTGGTATCTTTCAAGGCGCAAGTATTTTCTAATTTGTAATAGAATACTAAACACAACAGTTAAGGACACAGCCATTTGCTTCCAACTGAAAACTCATAATCAGTGACCAGAAGGTATATTTCAGATAGAAATGCAGCCACATCAAAAACTGGTCAACCTTTCTGACAAACAAATTGAACCCTTTTCACCATTGTAAATACAGAAAATGTTCCTCAAAGAAAGATAATTCTAAACACTTTCTACTAAATATTTTTCGAAGTTCAGTTTAGACTTTAGAacaaacattaaagaaaaaaagaaccATATGCCAAACAAAATCCATATCAAATCTGGCTAATACAGACAATCTTTGCCTAAGCAATCACATTGATGCAAAACTTAGGGAGGCAGGAGTTCACAAGAAATAACATGCTAAGCATCTCAACGTATAACATGGAATATCAAATATACACAGAAAGGCACAGAATACATGGAGTATCAAATACGGAAAATCACTGTGTACAAATATGCAGATAAATGACAATTTACTAATTTGCATATACCCTAGTCAATGAGTTACTTCATCCCATACAAAAGCTTCAAACCTATAGTGAAGTGATCTAAAAATCCAACCAGCAGTAGTATATATAATATAGGATCATGAAACTACCTTTACTTCCTCTTATTTCAGAGATCATAATAGAATACGCCCAGTTACCTACAAGTCAAAAGACATTTTTACTTGGAAGAACAAACATATGACCATCAATGAACTAAACTACAGACTCTAGTAATTATTAaggattatttaaaaaatctacATATTTCAATAGGTTTATATTACTGCAagtaaagaaaaatacaaagcaAACTTGTGCTGCAGACAGCTAGTAAGAAGAAATGGAAAGCAAAATTGCTATATAATAGACATCTTAGTTGGCATGTGGCAGACAGGTAAATTCTAATTCAATCTTCAGAACAGCAACATAGCAAAACAAAATGCACAAGTAATTGGCTATAACAAGTAGATAAACAATTACAGTTAAGAATTAGCCAGATAGCCATAAATGAAATCGTGCACAAGTCAATTAAATTCAGTGGTAAGGAATAATCTACAAGGAAAACAACATTATTAAATCTTAACTTCTAAAACTTAAGgaaacaataaaaacaaaaatattttttgtttttgttttaacgCTTTGGTTCCTAGGGGAATGGGACCCTAGTAATCCAGAGTTCATCTGGGAAGTAAGTAAAGTCTGGTCAATAATTGTTCCAACCAGGATGCGAACTCGGGTTCTTCCAAACGATTTGTCCTTAATTGAAGCTCATTAATCACTTGAGCTCAATCActtgattaaatatatatatacatatacatatatatatatcacagaTAGAACAGAGCAAGTATATTAATTAATGGCTGTTGGGCAATGGATTAAGTGTAAATAAACTCATTCAACCTGATTGATATAAAAAACTAGATCTATAAAATAAGGATTGCACTAATCAGGCCTACTTCTGACCATTTTTCTCTTCCAGAACCAGAAGGCCCTGAGTGCCCTAACTCGAACAGCTACAGACTTATGGCTGCAAACTCTGTTCTTCCTTACTAACAGATCATGCCGTGGCTCAGCATCAATGCTGTGATTGTAAAACGCACACACTACACCCACAAAGGCTGGACGGGTTTTCATTAAAGGAAGAGCTTATCTTCACATATGTGGAGGCCAggtaaaagaaaatttatacataatttatttttggaagTTGAAACAGAGTTTCAGATGCAGGAACAACTTTGCATAAGAGAAAGAGCTTCTCTCTGCATGTACCAGCAATTAACAGCAAAAATTGTTCCAGGCAATTTGGATAAACAGCTTATGTAAGCACTTATATATAAGCTAACTTTATAGTCAAAGAGAAAATGTGATCAAACAACTTTTATATAAGCTATAACTGTTTACATAATCAGAATCagctgaaaacaacttatgatcATGTCACAAGTTGTTTCCATAAGCTCTCTTGCTGCAATAGCTACTACCATAGATAGGAGGCTATGGTCCCATATTTCATTTCCCATTATGGTGTCGACTGTGGAGCCAGCATTTGTTTTCTCGCTGCCAGAAAAGGGAAACCACTCCCTATTTGGCTGAAGGTGCCAGCAACTAGTAGTCACCACTCACAGGAACTTCCAGTTGTGGCCATCTTGTACATCGGTTACTAAGgctatttatattaataaattttaataatcgtaatttttttcaattaccTTGGCTGAAAGAATTaatcatgcaaaaaacaaacaaagatgAATATACTAATGTCAATATTGCATGACACCAATGCGCTATTGCATGACTAAGTAATAACATATACTCAATCCTATTAATGCATAACACAAATAAGTTGCTAATCGAACAgcataatatcaaaattttagagttgaaaAAATGTGTACCCTTCAAAGAGGGAAAACAATAGGTAGATTTCCACACAAGTTTCACATGACATTATTACCTATTGGCAGTAGGACACAATCGAGTGCCTTCCTTATTGATCTTCCCAACACGGATGGAAACAAGGGGCAAGCAGAAGCATCTAGCTAACATACCAACCTCGGACAGCTCAAAATGCTGCACAAAATGTTAAGAATATTGTTTGGATTAGTTTGTTCAAATTGAATAATGATTCAATTAGATTGTTAGAGTTAGTGCTCTGAGTTAGTTATTACTTAGTTTCTCTATACATAGAAAACTCATTGTATTCatttctttatcttttatcaaTATGAATCCTAAGGAATTATTTCCTCTGTCAAACTCATTGATAAGACCCATCTTCAACAGCAGTAGCACGATACTATTGATTGAAGAGGTGTTCCAGTGTCTGACATGACGTTGACATCTTGATtgcattcaattaattcattttcttaaattagaGTCAGTGGTGTTGTGTCTGTGTTAGTTTCGTTCTTTAAAGTCCTCAACTCTATCATCGTGTTATTTCTAACACAGAACTCGAAGATAGTAATCATAATCACCACGATGACAACGAACGATTCATCAAACCAAAGCCTCGAGACGAAGCTCACCTGAATTAATTGAGTCAATAAAGGATCTTCAGAAACGCCAGAGACAGTGTTCATCTTCAGCAAAGGTTTCAACCGCTCATCGGCGCGACACGCTCCCATAACTTGCATATCAAGAGCTTGAAGCCACTGCAACAGCCGGTCTTCACAATAAGTCTGCTGAATCAGCAGATCACCGTCGCCTTCATCAACAATAATATCCGTCAAACGCTCCGTCAAACCAACCTCACTCCTCGAACTACCGTCTTCTCCTGGCGAAGAACTACTCGCGCCGGATCCACTTTCCACAGACGAAGAATCGTCGAAATTGAAATCCTCACCGTTCGATGATTCCACTGGATCTTTTCCATCGCCTTGAATCAAATCTCGTTCTCTACGATTCGCCATGTCAAGACAATTATCCGAAAAATTAATCCGAAGAAAATTAGGAAAATCCGTAACCCTAGCTTTTGTCACAAAATCGGAATCCAATGCCTCGAATCGTTATCGAGAAATCACACAATTACACGAGAAagattgaaaagaaatgaagaTAGCGTTGTAAAGGGTTTTAGAGAGAGAAATAAACGGTTTTAGAGAGAGAAATAATATCTGCAACAGGTGGTAATAAGCAATGTCCGAAACAGATATAAAACGGACGAGTTGTTCCATAAATAGTAGGCGAATTAGGGTGACGTGGCGGACGTGAAATGAATTATAGAATGAGTTTTGGGTATTTGTTTGAGTTCCGGACGTACTAGTTGGTGGGGTCTCGTTTCCACGTCAGATTGAAGTTGTGCCACGTAGGATGCTAGGGCCGACCTTCTAACTGATTAGGTCTTGAAAACGACAGCGTAAGGACGGTGATAGTGATCGGTGGGTCCACCCTAAGAAATTTTTTAAGGCGTTTCTAACCTTCGCAAAACATTTGTTTATcctattatcataaataaaattacatgttTTCACTAATCAATTTCAACGTATACATAAACTACACTCTCAATtagttaattcaaataaaaaatgagagtttttgaaaaaatttagatttgaaTTAAAGAAGTTTTCtttatataatatcatttttgtaataataatatactattatcaaaaaattataatatatattggaatcaatattatcaatattttaaattttcaactattacattcataatcttttaaaactatatgttaattattattttcattttcatttcaataattaagaaaattattgaaatgatattgattcaataaaaaaaatatatgtatttatttatacttaaaaataaataatttattaattagaatagacaaacaattaaatttatgattaattgaattCTCTAAAATCAAACGAAGGAAAATAGATAAGTATAGTTATGGAGcgtcataaatttttattaggAGTAGTGGCACATTATTTCTGTAGGATACAATATTATGACCAATAGGATTAACATTCGTTGGTAATTACAAATActtgtaaaaaaattcaaagacaaACAATCAATCAAATAAGTTTATGAGATAATGACGAAAAACTTTGATATTAAAGTACTAATAGTATAGAATTTATTGTctgaaagaaataatattataaaattcttaaaataaatctttatgtcggaaaataatgtaataatcaaatatttaaaattgaacatttaataactaatcctaaaataaaatatgatgtaCACACTatgtctatttattttttatctactaatataatctaataaaattattcttCTCAAGTGAGGTAGGACTTCTCAACTTTCGACGTCCCCTTAACCGTCTCA
It contains:
- the LOC101492819 gene encoding uncharacterized protein → MANRRERDLIQGDGKDPVESSNGEDFNFDDSSSVESGSGASSSSPGEDGSSRSEVGLTERLTDIIVDEGDGDLLIQQTYCEDRLLQWLQALDMQVMGACRADERLKPLLKMNTVSGVSEDPLLTQLIQHFELSEVGMLARCFCLPLVSIRVGKINKEGTRLCPTANRGNLTLVLLPSSDLRLSFIGDDGKTERLFPLSSESQSSAVVVEGIPTDSSGRSFYVTTPDNRTFFFWCSEKSKLLGVELLAKMNDLLKRKPSIAELSGISKSRLDCFATQLRAFLVGSTGGSSHDSSACASTSANSTTYSDVAFENTHSSSSKFPRSRHIVQTAKGDSMLYPSILSPRSSSFKEVPPRNLSSHRIAAREKIKRRGENQQPAVDNLDSSSTSDHDKASEVTKSLAFSPSFMGSMGKLTVPFSLGPGGESPLVVPPLFSPYYCWCPPGISTFPSIATLPQSPDSFAYSQPLASGASLLPNSFSASLFQPIQPLNLGSSMDFPPFFPEPLVRMSLPTSQQIPTFTPLMCDPIVHVPVIDVCSSGQGYLVSAGPAMSTSIPPLHPNLVNPLISESDAVVKGARETLRLLISGSNQGNQQVMMDPLPAILTNMDEKQNNVLVTGSRGLYTGTRDINVIANSIAAMGLVSLSSGVSKGDNEGDSEVCGGNYGILETMKKSNDTGGAFSDEGGPSLDS